From one Lolium rigidum isolate FL_2022 chromosome 4, APGP_CSIRO_Lrig_0.1, whole genome shotgun sequence genomic stretch:
- the LOC124706589 gene encoding uncharacterized protein LOC124706589: MEPKRPRPPTSPTPAQPPSHDVSKVLDDDNLLCEIIVRLAFPTDLVRAALVSKRWLGHASDPAFLRRFRKLHPLRPLGFYVATAGGTTAPRFVQMPSQHPELAAVCRRGRFELDSFIWDCTNGSVIIISEQGGNGLTSRVYSPLFPSRSMPVVPELPPLDHVTPANYTFEKLLFREGDRSGLPYLWLLMQSIDHGYTVHVYMLQGGVWSKHTSATTEFPYLPSEPKPLLIDNKIYMAGALSRQNIVLADNTRCVAAILRGILVVDLKDSSFFTIQLPEGVEFLDRDVQLAKTDDDSGVYLIQLKDLKLRIWLHSSSTSNWSLVDTVCLREMFVALRTADHTVGDEHTLVRMKEAGDNAEFIVLVMGTSILYLDIKRRELLKVSDLTAHEQFFVHIYPFMMVWPPTFPAPKDAAARSARDKGAIKEE, translated from the coding sequence ATGGAACCCAAGCGGCCGCGGCCGCCGACTTCCCCAACGCCGGCGCAGCCCCCCTCGCACGACGTATCTAAGGTCCTCGACGACGACAACCTCCTCTGCGAGATCATCGTCCGCCTCGCCTTCCCTACCGATCTCGTCCGCGCCGCCCTCGTCAGCAAGCGGTGGCTCGGCCACGCCTCCGACCCGGCtttcctccgccgcttccgcaaaCTCCACCCGCTCCGCCCCCTCGGCTTCTACGTCGCCACCGCGGGAGGCACGACCGCCCCGCGCTTCGTCCAGATGCCGTCTCAGCATCCGGAGCTCGCCGCCGTCTGCCGCCGCGGCAGATTCGAGCTGGACTCCTTCATCTGGGACTGCACGAACGGCAGCGTCATCATCATCTCCGAGCAGGGCGGCAACGGATTGACGAGTCGAGTGTACAGCCCGCTCTTCCCATCAAGAAGCATGCCCGTTGTCCCGGAGCTACCCCCGCTCGACCATGTCACTCCTGCCAATTACACATTTGAGAAGCTCCTCTTCAGAGAAGGTGACCGCAGCGGCCTGCCCTACCTGTGGCTGTTGATGCAGTCTATCGATCATGGATACACGGTGCACGTTTATATGCTGCAAGGCGGTGTCTGGAGCAAGCACACCTCAGCCACAACAGAGTTTCCCTATCTGCCGTCAGAACCAAAACCTCTGCTTATTGATAACAAGATCTATATGGCGGGCGCTTTGAGCCGTCAAAACATTGTCCTCGCCGACAATACAAGATGTGTGGCGGCCATCTTGCGCGGCATCCTTGTGGTGGATCTCAAGGACTCGAGTTTCTTCACAATTCAGCTCCCAGAAGGGGTGGAATTTCTTGATAGAGATGTCCAGTTAGCAAAGACAGATGATGATTCTGGGGTTTATCTCATTCAATTAAAGGATCTGAAACTTCGCATTTGGCTCCATAGTAGCAGCACTAGCAATTGGTCGCTGGTGGATACCGTTTGTCTGCGTGAGATGTTTGTTGCCTTGAGGACGGCGGACCACACTGTGGGGGACGAGCATACTCTTGTCCGAATGAAAGAGGCGGGGGACAATGCTGAGTTTATCGTTTTGGTGATGGGTACATCCATactctacttggatattaagcgcAGGGAGTTGCTTAAAGTCTCTGACTTGACAGCACATGAACAATTCTTTGTTCACATTTATCCTTTTATGATGGTCTGGCCTCCCACATTTCCTGCGCCCAAGGATGCTGCTGCAAG